The sequence tggtcctataagagctatTTCTCACATGCCAGGTTGTgacaactcacactcattcttatgtttaataatacatgtatcgtatagtgtttgtgtggcaggcttacaatgatggcaaaaaaaacaacatttgagagtgcgctgacgctggtgctagagggggtatgcagctggaggttgaatgtttgaaggtgTATGGGACTATAAAAACTTTGGGAACCACTGTATTAGATCAATCTTatttaatcatcatcatcattataacaACATGCTGTACATAGTACAAAACCAGGTAATATACATGCTCAAGTTGAAGTCCAAACTTTGAGCTCGCCTCAAGTCTTCATAATAACTGCTTGGCTGTGGGACAAGACTGTTTGCTGGAGAGCAGAGGCCGAATGGAAATAAACTCCGCAATAAAATAGATACTTTAGGATGAGAGTATGACGGAAAACGAGGGTGAATCAAGGGAATTCACTTGGTCATCTGTCTGACCATTTGTAGCATTTTGAATGAACATACGATATAAAACACCCACCTTGGTAAGGCAGGGCCCAGTATGTTTACAGTTGGTTGAGCGCGGTTTGTGTTTGTCAAGCATTCCATTGCAGTACTGCAATGTGTTTACAATtcagtgattgtgtgtgtgtggtccacgCTCAGTTCTTCCACTTCCCCTTCTCCTTCTTGGCAGGCAGCTGTCCTGTTGACTCCAGGTATTTGTTGATGAGCTCCTCCTGAGTGCCAGGCAGACAGGGCTGGTATCTGCTGTAATCCATGGTGTACTCTCCTTTCCCCTGGACACAACACACATATACCCACACATCAGTTCTCCAGAAAGGATTATAGACTAATTACTTTGGTCCAAAGAAATTAACTGGGGGGGGGCGGGGCGGGGGGGAATGGAAATACAAACTCAATATCATTGAAAATGTATGGCATATCCTTTATTTTTTATGACTAATTGACGTCTTGACATCCGACTAGAGCAGCCAGTGCCTTACCTCTGTACAGGACCGGAGCTCTGTGGCATAACCAAACATGTCATTCAGTGGAATCTGGGGAGAGGAAATGGAGATTAACCATCAAATACACAGTGACTGGACAGACGTTTAACCTATCCTGTCTTTGCAGAAAGAAAAAAGGCATAGGAAGTATGAGTAGGACAGAGCTGAACTCACATCAGCATACAGCGTAAAGTAGCCCTCCGCCCCATCCTGCCCACTGATGACGCCATGGCGACGGTTGACCCCGGCGATGACTGTCCCTTGGAACTCATCGGGCGCCACAATTTCTACTGACATGATTGGCTCCAGCACGGCAACGTTAGCCTTCTCCATGGCTACCGAGAGAGGAGACATTCAGTAGGTTTGTCAAAAAGCTGAGAAGCATGGAACAAGTATAGAGGGAGAACAACAGGCGTGTATTCTGGTTGGTTGACACCCACCTTGTTTAAGAGCACCTTCCCCTGCACGGATGAAGGAGATCTCATTCGAGTCCACCATGTGATTCGCTCCGTCTTCCAATAGGAACTTGACACCTGAGATCTTGTGACCAGTCAGAGGGCCTTTCTCACAGGCCTCTCTGAATCCCTGCAGGACAGAGTGATGAGTGAGGAGATGGAGAATGACTGACAGCGGTGGGCAAACTATGGCATGCAGGCCCGTTCAATCCAGCCCACGGGAGGTTtgagtaaaaaaattaaaaagtttAGAAAGGATAATGGATCTATATATTTTCAACTGTGTGCAATTCTTGTAGCACACATTGATTTTGACAAACTAATCTAATATGTGCAGCCCTCAATTTCGAAATCCCGATGTGGCCCTTGagccaaaaagtttgcccacccttGGGGTATGAGATAAGAGTTCTACTATAATTTCTACCTGAATAAAGCaacaggatttaaaaaatatatatatattttcccccCCTCAGAATTACACTTACTCAAGGGCCTAGGTGATTTTCAGACATGCATACCTTCTCAACAGCCGGCACAAACTGTTTGGGGATGTTGGTTCCGACAGTCTGGTCTTCAAACTCCACTTTTGTGTAGTTCTCTTGGTCCAGAGGTTCCAGAACTCCTATCACTTTACCGTACTGCCCAGAACCACCAGACTGCTTCTTATGGGTGAAGTCAAACCTGCAGAGACAAGCACATAGTCAAAATCAGTAATTAATTCAGAGGATTTTCATTAAAGCATTGCTAggtaaataactgctatagttgCCCAAACAATCAATACTTACAAACAAAGTAGCTGTATGGTCATTTGCCATGCTTTTATGTTatagtagagagaggggggaaatgtGTGGCCTGTCTCTTTAAAAATGGGCGGTCCTAACTGAATTCCTGGCTTGGGAGGAAGCAGGAAGTTTCTACCCCTGCGTGTGGCTGCTCTTTCAGCGGTCTGAGTATCTGCCAGCAACAGCCTCTAAACAGGCAGGGAGTCTCGGACTTTCCAGGCACAGGCAAGAACAgtttcctccctcttcctctgacaCTTTCTACCCTCCCCTTACTCACTATGTTTCTCTATATTCTCCCCCtcggtcgtctccttatctagaACTAGGGCAGGACAAGACTTCCTGCACCCACAGAGGTTAAAGTCCCATCAGAGCAGACACTGTCCCAACCCTCCttgctctctctcattcctcctgTTCGCTCTCattcccctctctactctccgGTGTGGCTTAGGtgagggaggtggtggtggaggaagtGATGACGACTGGCGTGCTGAACCCAAGTCACTACCCTGCCCGCCGGGCAGCCACGGTGGTCCAACACTACCTGAACACCCGCTACGGCTCACCCTACAGGTGGATATTTCTCAGCAAAGTACACAGCGGCAGCGCAGAGGTAAGAGTGGAAATGGAGGATCAGCATACTTTgaggagttgggggggggggcagttaaTATTACAAAGCAAGGAAGGATCCTTGAAGAAAGGGATGGATATGGGAGGTCAGTGCGGATAAAAAGTCAGTTATCAACAGCCGGCACATTAACAGACTTGGGTATATCATATTTATGTGCCTTAAGGTTTCCTATTGATTATAGGGCTTATTTTGATGACTGTTTTAATTAAGTGGTtcacttctgctctctctctctctctccttggctGTCAGGATGTGGCAGAGATGAGGAAGTATCAACTGGAGCTTACCATGCAGGAAACTATCAGTAACGTAAGATCTGACTCACATTCTCTGAGTGACTCACTATTGCACAGATAACAGCACTGAATAAATACATGGTGTGTTCTGTAACTATTGCTACACTGCCACCGTGATAAATATGCCTGTGTTAGATAGACAACCTATTTTCCCTCTCCTGtatcttcctctcttctcctaaaATACTGCAACACCATTCCTTTCCtattcttcattttgtcctcccCACCTCAACCCCTCACCTATAAAAAGGTTTCGGGGCAGTGCTCTGCAGAGCTCCTCTTTccagggggagagggacagagtgcTCCCCAGGTCCAGGCCTCGTGTGAGGGATTGCTTCAAAGCAACACCACGGCTCAGGAAGAGGCCTTCTACCAGCAACACAGAGCCAGCAATAACATGGTGTCAGGAACCGATATACCAGGTAGGTATAAagccacaaatacacacacaactCAGTCAGCCTTGGCATAATGTCCAAACATGACAACCACTGAAATGGCAATTTTTGTTCAGACTGTGGTCCATTTGTGGTCTTTCTGACCATTATGTGTTTGTGGTCTCTTTGACAGACAGCTACGGTCACATGGAGCCCAACATGAAGCCCTTCTGGCACCTTGGGGGTGTGGCCTCTAGTTTCATCATGCTGAGGGAGTCCAATGAGAGCACGCTTTACAACATGGCCCAGGTGGCCAACTTCACACAGCTGGTGAGCAGCCAAGAGAGGTCGAGTTCCCGCCCGACTAGATACGCAGGCGTTGCATTGCGTCAACCAGTGGTTACGTGCCACGCCATCGACTGTGCAGTCGGGCATCAGATTGCTATAccatgtggttagctgatatgttaaatacctatccaggcgtgGTATGATCTGGCATGCGTCTGCAATGTAGTCGGACAGTAACTCAGTGTAACCATGGAGACATCTGCCCAATTCCAAATTGACCCCTAACTCCCCACCCTTTCTGTCCATCCTTCTCACACTTGGTTCCTGGTTCTGTTTGTCCCTTAACAGGAGACTGAGAAGGACCAGCTGAGGTTCAACTACCATGTCCTGCTGCATGAAATGATTTCCCAGGTAACTAAAAACATTCTGCCACCTGTCTTAACATAACTCGGACGTCATGCTTATTATTATATAGGAACATTCTTGCGTGTGTGCAGGAGATCATCCACTGGAAGCTGCTAGTCACCTGGTCCCCAGAACAGGGTGTTAAAGTCCTGCAGAGTGAGCTGCAGCCAAAGTGCCACGACTGTGAGGCTCCTCCAAACACCACCAACTGAGATACACACACGGCAAAATACTCCTCAGCCTTattcaagtgctgcaaagaaaagTATAGCACATCTTTCTTAGGACTTGAATGAAGGGTAAAAGCCACTTTCTACCTGCTTTGAAAAGCTGTTTTACACATCATACTTGTCTTAGCTTTAGTAATGTTTACCTTCACCACTACTGcttcagaggagaggataggGCACACGTGCACAGTGCGAATGCACTGCTTTTACGGTGTAAGCTTGTAAGACTCTTGGTAAGATTTACAAACATGTTATAAGCTTTTTCTGTTAATATACTCTATTGATGAAGTGAAGGGGTCCAATAAAGCCAGGGCCGGCCCTTCCATTAGGAAAGATTAGGCCGCCTCCTATGGCGGCACTTGAATTTGAGGCGACATTTTGACAATTGATTGGCTACTACACCGCCCGCGGCACCCCGGCCATCAGTTCATAACGTAGCTGCAGTTCCCGCCCTCCGGCGCCTCTGATTGGCTACTACACCG comes from Salvelinus namaycush isolate Seneca chromosome 34, SaNama_1.0, whole genome shotgun sequence and encodes:
- the LOC120029206 gene encoding latexin-like isoform X1; protein product: MDWTLLILLVVPTLVHGNSTVTVRTGSGPPVGSDQHPNSVPLSEDTQTTTEVREVVVEEVMTTGVLNPSHYPARRAATVVQHYLNTRYGSPYRWIFLSKVHSGSAEDVAEMRKYQLELTMQETISNVSGQCSAELLFPGGEGQSAPQVQASCEGLLQSNTTAQEEAFYQQHRASNNMVSGTDIPDSYGHMEPNMKPFWHLGGVASSFIMLRESNESTLYNMAQVANFTQLETEKDQLRFNYHVLLHEMISQEIIHWKLLVTWSPEQGVKVLQSELQPKCHDCEAPPNTTN
- the LOC120029206 gene encoding latexin-like isoform X2, whose translation is MTTGVLNPSHYPARRAATVVQHYLNTRYGSPYRWIFLSKVHSGSAEDVAEMRKYQLELTMQETISNVSGQCSAELLFPGGEGQSAPQVQASCEGLLQSNTTAQEEAFYQQHRASNNMVSGTDIPDSYGHMEPNMKPFWHLGGVASSFIMLRESNESTLYNMAQVANFTQLETEKDQLRFNYHVLLHEMISQEIIHWKLLVTWSPEQGVKVLQSELQPKCHDCEAPPNTTN